A genomic region of Leptotrichia hofstadii contains the following coding sequences:
- a CDS encoding glucose-1-phosphate adenylyltransferase yields MKVLAMILAGGRGSRLDILSEKRVKPSVPFAGKFRIIDFALSNCSNSGIYDVALLTQYLPLSLNEHIGSGKPWDFDRRDTAITMLQPHEKLGGNSWYQGTADAIRQNIDFIKSRNPKYVLILSGDHIYKMDYRWMLKEHEENDAELTIAVQPVPIEEASRFGIFEVDQNKKILNFEEKPAEPKSNLASMGIYIFNTDSLLEYLEKLENHDLDFGNHVIPAMINEDRKVYVHTYDSYWKDVGTYDSYLEANLDLIKKSEEVGINLYDQGWKIYTRSEDLAPVRIGVTGSVQNSLICNGCKIEGSVENSVLGPGVTVRKGATVRNCIIFSGTYVDANSHLDTIISDKNTYIGKNSFIGNGNANIPNKERPDLLSSGITVIGKGVVIPDGSIIGKNVRIFSGVKIDEHNRLIETGETVKW; encoded by the coding sequence ATGAAAGTTTTAGCTATGATTTTAGCTGGTGGAAGAGGGTCAAGACTTGACATTCTATCAGAAAAAAGAGTTAAACCAAGTGTTCCTTTTGCTGGAAAATTCAGAATTATTGATTTTGCGCTAAGTAACTGTTCAAATTCTGGTATTTATGATGTTGCATTACTTACTCAATATTTGCCATTATCACTAAATGAACACATCGGATCTGGGAAACCATGGGATTTTGACAGAAGAGATACTGCAATTACAATGTTGCAACCACATGAAAAACTTGGTGGAAATTCCTGGTATCAAGGAACTGCCGACGCAATTAGACAAAATATTGACTTTATTAAAAGTAGAAATCCTAAATATGTATTAATTTTATCTGGAGACCATATTTACAAAATGGATTACAGATGGATGTTAAAAGAACATGAAGAAAACGACGCTGAACTGACAATAGCTGTACAGCCTGTACCTATTGAAGAAGCAAGCAGATTTGGTATTTTTGAAGTTGATCAAAATAAAAAAATCTTAAACTTTGAAGAAAAACCAGCTGAACCAAAAAGTAACTTAGCTTCAATGGGAATTTATATTTTTAACACAGATTCATTATTAGAATACCTTGAAAAATTGGAAAACCACGATTTAGACTTTGGAAATCACGTTATTCCTGCGATGATTAATGAAGACAGAAAAGTTTATGTTCATACTTATGACAGCTACTGGAAAGATGTAGGAACTTATGATTCATATTTGGAAGCAAATCTGGATTTAATCAAAAAATCCGAAGAAGTTGGAATTAACTTGTATGACCAAGGATGGAAAATTTACACAAGAAGTGAAGACTTGGCACCTGTAAGAATCGGAGTTACAGGAAGCGTTCAAAATTCATTAATCTGTAATGGATGTAAAATCGAAGGAAGTGTGGAAAATTCAGTATTAGGACCTGGAGTTACAGTTAGAAAAGGTGCAACTGTGAGAAATTGTATTATTTTCTCTGGAACTTATGTAGATGCAAATTCTCACCTAGATACAATTATTTCTGATAAAAACACATATATCGGTAAAAATTCATTTATAGGGAATGGAAATGCAAATATTCCAAATAAAGAACGTCCAGACTTGCTGTCTTCAGGAATAACGGTTATTGGTAAAGGTGTAGTTATCCCTGATGGTTCAATTATTGGTAAAAATGTAAGAATTTTTTCTGGAGTAAAAATTGATGAGCATAACAGATTAATTGAAACAGGGGAAACTGTAAAATGGTAG
- a CDS encoding FHA domain-containing protein — MLWGIRRSFTNWGNIFKSSFGRGSIYRLERLRSVARIGKNRENGKIVDERNKISVDKGIKKYEKRKLNAKNQKSYKFLNIKNILIMTVLIFTFIFVHLSGYSTKSLYFSIFIYIGVTLYLLIVERFFEKVKVEEEIKNIKHEREREHNVFLERVKEIEDLEKKQIEHIFLKDSEDYDMKIWKIGRATSLLIGKQSPRNRVDIDVSEGIYSNLVSRAHGILNRVNGIWYYEDLGSQNGSGIERSLDKRKIKLKKNIPVKVESGDIIYLATTKILLK; from the coding sequence ATGTTGTGGGGAATTAGAAGAAGTTTTACAAATTGGGGAAATATTTTTAAGAGTTCATTTGGGCGTGGGAGCATTTACAGGCTGGAAAGGCTTAGAAGCGTAGCACGGATTGGAAAAAATAGAGAAAATGGAAAAATTGTTGATGAAAGAAATAAAATTAGTGTGGATAAGGGAATTAAAAAATATGAAAAACGTAAATTGAATGCAAAAAATCAAAAAAGTTACAAATTTTTAAATATAAAAAATATTTTAATAATGACAGTTTTAATATTTACATTCATTTTTGTACACCTTTCAGGTTATTCTACAAAAAGCCTTTATTTTTCAATTTTTATTTATATTGGAGTTACACTTTATCTGCTTATTGTGGAAAGATTTTTTGAAAAGGTGAAAGTTGAGGAGGAAATCAAAAATATAAAGCATGAGAGAGAAAGAGAGCATAATGTATTTTTAGAAAGAGTGAAGGAAATAGAGGATTTGGAGAAAAAGCAGATTGAGCATATATTTTTGAAGGATTCAGAAGATTATGATATGAAAATTTGGAAAATTGGGAGGGCAACATCGCTTCTTATTGGTAAGCAATCGCCAAGAAACAGGGTGGATATAGATGTAAGTGAAGGGATTTATTCAAATTTAGTCAGCAGGGCTCATGGAATATTAAATCGTGTCAATGGAATCTGGTATTATGAGGATTTAGGCTCACAAAATGGAAGTGGAATAGAAAGAAGTTTAGATAAACGGAAAATAAAGCTGAAAAAAAATATACCAGTAAAAGTGGAATCAGGAGACATAATTTATTTAGCGACTACAAAAATATTATTAAAATAA
- a CDS encoding FHA domain-containing protein, which produces MKLDRCKNGHIYDVSRYSLCPYCRSEGLETENLDDKINLVEEMKDEDRTTAYWSKDSTVDPVVGWLTCIEGHDKGKDYRIVSERNFVGRGENMDIQILGDTMISRKNHCSISYNPKQRKFMLTPGDSNGLIYLNGEAVYNTVELRAYSVVEMGESKFVFVNLCGDYFDWEKEKSREESVKRKYENLNDEKIVKNTNFQNKNNDLEVKIEDYEQI; this is translated from the coding sequence ATGAAATTGGATAGATGTAAAAATGGTCATATATACGATGTTTCAAGATACAGCTTATGTCCTTACTGCAGATCAGAAGGGCTGGAAACAGAAAATCTGGATGACAAAATTAATCTGGTTGAAGAAATGAAGGATGAAGACAGAACAACAGCCTACTGGTCTAAAGACAGCACCGTAGATCCAGTCGTGGGTTGGCTTACGTGCATTGAGGGGCATGATAAGGGAAAAGACTACAGGATTGTGAGCGAACGTAACTTTGTTGGGCGTGGAGAAAATATGGATATACAAATTTTAGGAGATACTATGATTTCTAGAAAAAACCATTGTTCAATAAGCTATAATCCCAAACAGCGAAAATTTATGCTAACTCCCGGAGATTCCAATGGGCTTATTTATCTAAATGGAGAAGCAGTCTACAACACAGTAGAATTACGAGCTTATTCAGTAGTGGAAATGGGGGAAAGCAAGTTTGTATTTGTGAATTTGTGCGGAGATTATTTTGACTGGGAAAAGGAAAAGTCAAGAGAAGAAAGTGTGAAAAGAAAATACGAAAATTTAAATGATGAAAAAATTGTGAAAAATACGAATTTTCAGAATAAAAATAATGATTTAGAAGTAAAAATTGAAGATTATGAACAGATTTAA
- a CDS encoding PP2C family protein-serine/threonine phosphatase — protein MRKDEAKFITEFLSEAGTKAENNDYFGYVLLDNYAIWAVADGFDEEEGAKVAARIAVESAIEYFMLRPRFNYDVIKEMMDYANLKVKEKQEETQKYSLMHTSLLIVISNYNSILYGNIGNTRFYHIRGGYIVSQSRDDTIAQLLVDEEALNISDMRFHRQRNDLLQAIGDFGKIKPNIIKKPVELMEKDVFCLTTVGFWENIDEHDMENDLSRFEDKKQWLNSLEKRILASLRDNIENYTIAQVEVGAVATPEPMEKDKSKLIKRIILVMLIIAVIILFVVIWNVKRRNGILQAATQYEKLADEEILKKNFNNSIDNLKLEIGEYVKLKPKSKGIIGFLTNAEKKRADASKKIDEINKKIRETEKIKKAFSDINEGNELFNSGNYDEANVKYQQAKYNLNDNSYKRDELNTEEILTTLDSRINSTVKLKEAKALEVAGDTAVNEGSYNLAKVSYKNAADMYLANGRADYVSQVEKKLEEITDKEKTAYNGAMLAENKGDSLAQSNINSSKEAYYQARQMYQTLGDTVKVGEIDNKIQELNSQQNANLQTANNLVQEGLSQITANNPAQAINILTQAKNIYQKMKDTNNANAVDKYISQAQEFIKFESQNAEKLKTQEMEYSERLRQQEIQMEQQLQIKEAEIKAQQEEMERERQRREEITRKMENASNLEMQADQLAINERFEEGISKYEETKKLLEEVNADGNFGNQMSKIENLNKKIEKSEGYLLKKKAEEDFKNKKWKEAVEKFTQAKEKLEKSSTKQNEIAEIEKKLKKAEKKANKKWWQFWKIF, from the coding sequence ATGAGGAAAGATGAGGCAAAATTTATTACGGAATTTTTGAGTGAGGCTGGGACGAAGGCTGAAAATAACGATTATTTTGGGTATGTTTTGCTGGATAATTATGCGATTTGGGCTGTGGCGGATGGATTTGATGAGGAAGAAGGGGCAAAAGTTGCGGCAAGAATTGCTGTGGAATCTGCGATTGAATATTTTATGCTGCGTCCACGGTTTAATTATGACGTAATAAAAGAAATGATGGATTATGCCAATCTGAAAGTTAAGGAAAAACAGGAAGAAACTCAGAAATATTCTCTTATGCACACTTCCCTTTTAATCGTAATAAGCAATTATAATTCAATTTTATATGGAAATATCGGAAATACAAGGTTTTATCACATTAGAGGCGGATATATCGTTTCTCAAAGCAGAGATGACACGATAGCACAGCTTTTGGTGGACGAAGAGGCATTGAATATATCGGATATGAGATTTCACAGGCAAAGAAATGATTTGCTGCAGGCAATTGGGGATTTTGGGAAAATTAAGCCAAATATTATAAAAAAACCTGTAGAACTTATGGAAAAAGATGTTTTTTGCTTGACGACTGTAGGATTTTGGGAAAATATTGATGAGCATGATATGGAAAATGATTTATCCAGATTTGAGGATAAGAAGCAATGGTTAAATTCATTGGAAAAACGGATACTTGCTTCGCTTAGGGATAATATCGAAAATTATACGATTGCACAGGTAGAAGTAGGTGCTGTAGCAACTCCAGAGCCGATGGAAAAGGACAAAAGCAAACTTATTAAAAGAATAATACTTGTAATGCTCATTATTGCTGTAATTATTTTGTTTGTTGTTATTTGGAATGTAAAAAGGCGAAACGGTATTCTGCAGGCGGCAACGCAGTATGAAAAATTGGCGGATGAGGAGATCTTAAAGAAAAATTTTAATAATTCAATTGATAATTTGAAACTTGAAATCGGAGAGTATGTAAAATTAAAGCCAAAAAGCAAGGGTATAATAGGATTTCTTACGAATGCTGAGAAAAAGAGAGCTGATGCAAGTAAGAAAATTGATGAGATAAATAAGAAAATTAGAGAAACTGAGAAGATTAAAAAGGCATTTTCAGATATTAATGAGGGAAATGAGCTGTTTAACAGCGGAAATTATGACGAGGCGAACGTAAAATATCAGCAGGCTAAGTATAACCTGAATGACAACAGTTATAAACGTGACGAGCTGAACACGGAAGAGATTTTAACTACATTGGATTCACGGATAAATTCAACCGTGAAATTAAAGGAAGCCAAGGCTCTGGAGGTCGCTGGAGATACGGCAGTTAATGAAGGAAGCTACAATTTGGCAAAAGTTAGCTATAAAAATGCGGCTGATATGTATTTGGCAAATGGAAGGGCAGATTATGTTTCGCAAGTTGAGAAAAAGCTGGAGGAAATAACGGATAAGGAAAAAACAGCGTATAATGGGGCAATGCTTGCTGAAAATAAAGGGGATTCGCTGGCACAAAGCAATATTAATTCTTCAAAAGAAGCGTATTATCAGGCACGACAGATGTACCAGACGCTTGGAGATACTGTGAAAGTGGGAGAAATTGACAATAAGATACAGGAACTTAATTCCCAGCAAAATGCTAATTTACAGACTGCCAACAATCTCGTTCAGGAAGGGCTTTCGCAAATAACTGCCAATAATCCAGCACAAGCAATAAATATTCTAACGCAAGCTAAAAATATTTATCAGAAGATGAAAGATACAAATAATGCAAATGCCGTTGACAAATACATAAGCCAGGCACAGGAATTTATTAAATTTGAGAGCCAGAATGCTGAAAAATTGAAAACACAGGAAATGGAATATTCGGAAAGGTTAAGGCAGCAGGAAATCCAGATGGAGCAGCAACTGCAGATAAAAGAAGCTGAAATCAAGGCACAGCAGGAAGAAATGGAACGGGAACGGCAAAGACGTGAAGAAATAACAAGAAAAATGGAAAATGCGTCAAATCTGGAAATGCAGGCAGACCAGCTGGCTATAAATGAAAGATTTGAGGAGGGAATTTCAAAATATGAGGAAACGAAGAAACTTCTGGAAGAAGTGAATGCAGATGGAAATTTTGGAAATCAGATGTCGAAAATTGAGAATTTGAATAAAAAAATTGAAAAAAGTGAGGGGTATTTGCTAAAGAAAAAAGCAGAAGAGGATTTTAAGAATAAAAAATGGAAGGAAGCTGTGGAAAAATTTACGCAGGCAAAGGAAAAGCTGGAAAAAAGCAGTACCAAACAAAATGAAATAGCCGAAATTGAGAAAAAGCTTAAAAAGGCTGAGAAAAAGGCGAATAAAAAATGGTGGCAGT
- a CDS encoding DnaJ domain-containing protein yields the protein MDYYKILEVPENADISEIKKKYRKLAMKYHPDRNAGDEKAVKKFREITEAYEVLSNGKKRKEYDYKRENGNNHPKNKNNKENFKSKSSQNNFTFGKEFFKSAAEMKGMFENSFGLDKIGKNKAKAEKESVKSRFESFFDMKEKK from the coding sequence ATGGATTATTACAAAATACTGGAAGTACCTGAAAATGCAGATATTTCTGAAATAAAAAAGAAATATAGAAAATTGGCAATGAAATATCATCCTGACAGAAACGCAGGAGATGAAAAAGCTGTAAAAAAATTTCGAGAAATAACAGAGGCTTATGAAGTACTTTCAAATGGGAAAAAACGGAAAGAGTACGATTATAAAAGGGAAAATGGGAATAATCATCCAAAAAATAAAAATAATAAGGAAAATTTTAAAAGTAAATCTTCTCAAAATAATTTTACTTTTGGAAAAGAATTTTTTAAGAGTGCAGCTGAAATGAAAGGAATGTTTGAAAACAGTTTTGGGCTAGATAAAATTGGGAAAAATAAAGCAAAAGCTGAGAAGGAAAGTGTGAAAAGCAGGTTTGAGAGTTTTTTTGATATGAAAGAGAAAAAGTAA
- a CDS encoding AbrB family transcriptional regulator produces MESNILEMNKTISISSKNQITIPKKVMEYLGFTKEAKIKVSKGSLIVTPVKENEDMEFSDLILEDLIKEGYSGEELLKEFKVRKNNVKPAIQKLISDTEKNGVSYEDVFGED; encoded by the coding sequence ATGGAAAGTAATATTTTGGAAATGAATAAGACAATCTCGATTTCTTCTAAAAATCAGATTACAATTCCTAAAAAAGTTATGGAATATCTAGGTTTTACAAAAGAGGCAAAAATAAAGGTTAGCAAAGGCTCTTTGATTGTAACGCCTGTAAAAGAAAATGAAGATATGGAATTTTCAGATTTGATTTTGGAGGACTTGATAAAGGAAGGATATTCAGGAGAAGAACTTTTAAAGGAATTTAAAGTTAGAAAAAATAATGTCAAGCCTGCAATTCAGAAATTAATATCAGACACAGAAAAAAATGGAGTAAGCTATGAGGATGTATTTGGGGAGGATTAA
- a CDS encoding glycogen synthase has translation MKIVYLASEVAPFYKSGGLADVLGALPKKMQELGHEVSIIMPKYDIIPLKYLEKLEWVARLESHGDVFNLVRYPDDKINYYFIENKALYERGHVYGDFDQDVQYAMFSELALRFLKEINLQADILHCNDWQTGPVPYFLNVRYNYDPFYWDMRTVYSIHNLMYQGQFSKYSFERMGYYMDDRHDLNFMEIGIGYGDVVNTVSPTYAEEIKYAYFGEGLEWITNRKYIHGILNGIDVEEFNPETTKGIIPFNKDSLDKKKENKYLLQEKLGLPKSDVALISIVSRLVEGKGLDLVSAALENLLQYDAVQIVILGSGDKFYEDYYNHLAWKYPDKFKVYLGYNGQLANEIYAGSDMFLMPSRYEPCGLSQMIAMRFGTIPIVRETGGLKDTVQPYNIFTDEGNGFSFTNFNADDMLFTIKVAEGIYYDRPDIWEKLVKRNMELDFSWDRSAREYEKLYELAKSY, from the coding sequence TTGAAAATAGTATATTTGGCATCTGAAGTGGCTCCGTTTTATAAATCTGGTGGACTAGCTGACGTTTTGGGGGCATTGCCTAAAAAAATGCAGGAATTAGGACATGAAGTTTCTATAATAATGCCTAAATATGATATAATACCGTTAAAATATCTTGAAAAGCTGGAATGGGTAGCAAGGCTTGAAAGTCACGGAGATGTGTTTAATTTAGTAAGATACCCAGATGATAAGATAAATTATTATTTTATTGAAAATAAAGCATTGTACGAAAGAGGACATGTTTACGGTGACTTTGATCAGGATGTTCAATATGCGATGTTTTCAGAATTGGCACTTAGATTTTTGAAGGAAATTAATTTGCAGGCGGATATCTTGCATTGTAACGACTGGCAAACTGGTCCAGTTCCGTATTTTTTGAATGTTAGATATAACTATGATCCATTTTACTGGGATATGAGAACAGTTTACTCGATTCACAACTTAATGTATCAAGGACAATTTTCTAAATACTCATTTGAAAGAATGGGGTATTATATGGATGACAGACATGACTTGAACTTTATGGAAATAGGAATTGGATATGGAGATGTTGTAAATACAGTGAGTCCAACTTATGCCGAAGAAATAAAATACGCTTACTTTGGTGAAGGGCTGGAATGGATTACAAACAGAAAATATATTCACGGTATTCTAAACGGAATTGATGTGGAAGAATTCAATCCTGAAACAACAAAGGGAATAATTCCTTTTAATAAGGATTCTTTAGATAAAAAGAAAGAAAATAAATATTTACTGCAAGAAAAATTAGGATTGCCAAAATCAGATGTTGCTTTAATTTCCATAGTTTCAAGACTTGTGGAAGGAAAAGGGCTGGACTTGGTATCAGCCGCGCTTGAAAACTTATTGCAGTATGACGCTGTTCAAATAGTGATTTTAGGAAGCGGAGATAAATTCTACGAAGACTACTATAACCACTTGGCATGGAAATATCCAGATAAATTCAAAGTTTATCTTGGGTACAACGGACAGCTTGCAAATGAAATCTACGCTGGAAGTGACATGTTCCTCATGCCATCAAGATATGAGCCTTGCGGACTTAGCCAAATGATAGCAATGAGATTTGGAACTATACCAATTGTAAGGGAAACAGGAGGACTAAAAGATACTGTACAGCCTTACAACATTTTTACAGATGAAGGGAATGGATTCTCATTTACAAACTTTAATGCAGATGATATGCTTTTTACAATAAAAGTGGCAGAAGGAATTTATTATGACAGACCTGACATTTGGGAAAAATTGGTAAAAAGAAACATGGAGCTTGATTTTTCTTGGGACAGATCAGCAAGAGAATATGAAAAACTTTATGAATTAGCTAAATCTTATTAA